The proteins below are encoded in one region of Candidatus Eisenbacteria bacterium:
- a CDS encoding SPOR domain-containing protein, whose amino-acid sequence MIEAEVERYSDPQSFAKEVNLPLLGDGRIDPLPPGAGLAALLAVEPPPELARAVEGLTETRRSLTLRSLLLAGFPEDRECFALGLAIAREWSRRGLKIAVVDLDFWNPTIVRPRPHPNEGFVDVLEFGCSFRRVAWEVVAGSLWVVGPGSYPPEESRIAEHADWERASRNFGSHADVTLFVAPLLHRRGLTGQLSKRMDGVVLASSVQRTGRAELRDAFLELWGSDAPMIGCLGIDAADPAAREAEATAPEKERQGARRDLWTPVTPEGRELWGDPEPRDPSAIQAASVGGEPRETIVIVPEPVKPWDGVERRHRASVDENALASTLEEEIRSGRARVRPIGRSRAGLIGGVAAGLAVAASVLAIVMRSPSLPPGDEVMPAGTERVLPEPDRPLEAGMGAPSPSLPSESALTPVPPAEPDRGAAVAPGSPGGPAKGTEIPAGLQPSNPSAAKPFRVHVASFRSTEKVEEIAASLRARGMEAWVEKANDVPGYYRVFVGRFATEAEAHTHAQWLLQTGWVDRAQAYPHRER is encoded by the coding sequence GTGATCGAGGCGGAGGTGGAACGCTACTCCGATCCGCAGAGCTTCGCGAAGGAAGTCAATCTCCCGCTCCTCGGCGACGGCCGCATCGATCCTCTTCCGCCCGGCGCGGGCCTCGCGGCGCTCCTCGCCGTCGAGCCTCCTCCCGAGCTGGCCCGAGCCGTCGAGGGACTCACCGAGACCAGGCGCTCCCTCACGCTCCGGTCCCTCCTCCTCGCCGGATTCCCGGAGGATCGCGAGTGCTTCGCCCTGGGACTCGCGATCGCGCGCGAGTGGAGCCGCCGCGGCCTCAAGATCGCGGTGGTCGACCTCGACTTCTGGAATCCCACGATCGTGCGGCCGCGTCCCCATCCCAACGAGGGGTTCGTGGACGTGCTCGAATTCGGCTGCTCCTTCCGCCGCGTCGCGTGGGAGGTCGTGGCCGGCTCGCTCTGGGTCGTGGGGCCGGGGAGCTATCCTCCCGAGGAGTCCCGCATCGCGGAGCACGCGGACTGGGAGCGCGCGTCCCGGAATTTCGGGAGCCACGCCGACGTCACGCTCTTCGTGGCGCCCCTCCTCCACCGCCGCGGGCTCACCGGGCAGCTGTCGAAACGCATGGACGGCGTCGTGCTCGCCTCGTCGGTCCAGCGGACGGGCCGCGCCGAGCTGCGCGACGCGTTCCTCGAGCTGTGGGGCTCGGACGCTCCCATGATCGGATGCCTCGGGATCGACGCGGCGGACCCGGCCGCGCGCGAGGCCGAGGCGACCGCCCCGGAGAAGGAGCGCCAGGGCGCCCGCCGGGATCTCTGGACTCCCGTCACGCCGGAGGGCCGGGAGCTCTGGGGCGACCCGGAGCCGCGCGATCCCTCCGCGATCCAGGCGGCCTCGGTCGGGGGGGAGCCGCGCGAGACGATCGTCATCGTTCCCGAGCCCGTGAAGCCCTGGGACGGTGTCGAGCGACGCCACCGCGCCTCGGTGGACGAGAACGCGCTCGCGTCGACCCTGGAGGAGGAGATCCGGTCCGGGCGCGCGCGCGTTCGTCCCATCGGGCGATCCCGAGCCGGGCTCATCGGCGGCGTGGCCGCGGGGCTCGCGGTGGCGGCGAGCGTGCTCGCGATCGTGATGCGGTCCCCGTCGCTCCCTCCGGGCGACGAGGTGATGCCGGCCGGGACGGAGCGGGTGCTCCCCGAGCCGGACCGTCCGCTCGAGGCGGGAATGGGCGCCCCGTCGCCGTCCCTCCCCTCGGAGAGCGCACTCACCCCCGTACCCCCCGCGGAGCCCGACCGCGGCGCCGCCGTCGCGCCCGGGTCTCCCGGCGGCCCGGCGAAGGGGACCGAGATCCCGGCGGGACTCCAACCCTCCAATCCATCCGCCGCCAAGCCGTTCCGCGTCCACGTGGCCTCGTTCCGCTCCACCGAGAAGGTGGAGGAGATCGCGGCCTCGCTCCGCGCCCGAGGCATGGAAGCCTGGGTCGAGAAGGCGAACGACGTTCCGGGGTACTACAGGGTGTTCGTGGGCCGCTTCGCCACCGAGGCGGAGGCTCACACCCACGCCCAGTGGCTCCTACAGACCGGCTGGGTCGACCGGGCCCAGGCGTACCCACACCGGGAGAGATGA